The genomic interval atatataattttcacATCCAATTGTATGTGTGTTTATTTAGCCAACACGACTACGAATAACTAGCATATCGAACCTCTAAGGGCAATTTGAAAAAGAGGATAAACTTTggattaaaacaaaattttcccaAAATAAAATTGTATTATTATTATTCGTAGACTTTACATATTTGTTAGTCAAGGGGCAATCATTGCCATTTTGGAAAGTATCGAGgacctttttcaaaaaaaaatacggTGGACTATACCAAATTATCCTaacaaaagatatatatatatatatatatatatataaattttaagtGCAATTATTGTAACCTAGTAATAGTTTATACAAtaattgaactaattaaaaattatgcttaaataaattaaaattattgtcaACATTAAAATGAGCAATTTGGAAGTACATGAACACGTTCACTTTCTTGTCTCTTGTGAATGGTGTATTTGGAtccttaaaatatatatatatatttaaaatataatttatttgttGATCTTTTGCTTTATTGAAAAACAGTCAAAGGCAAAAAATAATTGTGGTGgatttttgtatatatatatatatatatatatatatatatatatatatatatttaaaatataatttatttgttGATCTTTTGCTTTATTGAAAAACAGTCAAAGGCAAAAAATAATTGTGGTGGATTTTTGGGTCCCACATTGGCCTAATTCAATTAGTTTTCAGAAAGGACCTCAAttttctttatatatttttttcttaagcAAACTTTTAAAATTGTTAACTTAAATGTACAACTATCTAGTTTTCTATAAAAGGCATAATAAATTCACGGTCTTTGTGTAAATATCTTTGTAGAAAACAAAAAACAATGTTattataaattcttaatttataTTGGCTAGTGATTAGTTTGGACTATGATTTGTATTTTAGCACCGAGGAAGACATTAAATCTTAAATAATCAAGATCATGAAACTCTAGTTTAGTTCCTTCCACATAGATTGGGTTCATACGCGTTTATCTTTGGCCAAGGACAGAGCCATAAATTTCATATTAGAGAGgaggtgtatttatgttgagggAGACGACCGTGTCATTACCTCTTATTCTCCCCTATTTTTATTGAATAAAATTAAATGTCTCACACCCCCTTCACATTTTACATGTGAGACTAAATTTCTCCACAAAAATTCTTGAACCTcttttttctacttcttcttcttcttcttctccaccatgtgcttgaaaatttttttttgaaataatttatttcaaaaataccaACATCATTTACTTGGCCAAAACAAACCAAATTAACCACCACCACTATTCTATGCCAACCCTTATTATTGTTTtgacaaaaagaagaaaaaagaatgtCCATGGTAGAATGGTGAAGCATGAAACAAAACAATTACACTAGCATTGGAGAGAATATGTCAAAGCTGATGGCATACATATTGCCCAAGAAATCTAGTGATAGTGATTTGGACCAAGATACAATGAACTAGATCTACATAATAGTACAAAAGAAGTGGGATATTTACTTGTATCATAAAATCAAAAAATgccttaaaattttctttaattatgTCCTAAACATTTCTCTTCccattttgttttctttattcaattATATGAACCCTAATGTTCCTTTCACAAACCTCGTCAGTATATTCCAGGTATCAACTATACCAAAGTCCTAGAAATTGAAGAATAATGAAGCAAACCTAAACTTGGTTCTTAGTGATTAAATAAATGTTTAGGTAGTCCTCCTGTGTTTCCTATATAAAGGCAAGACTCAATTCAttaacaaaagatcaagaggattcaaGAGAAGTAGTAAGGAAGGTAGGGAGAGCAACCATGGCTGTCGATGATCATGACGGTGGAAGCTTGGATATCGGAGAGAAGCTAAGAAGAGATGAAGGACAAATGCCCTCTCCCATACAACGACGGTTGGTCCGCACGGACTCGTTGCCTTTTGAGGCAGGGAAAATCCCACCCAAGCACACTTTCACTGCTCATGTATGTTTGAATTCCAAAAGGAATTAAACTCAACCTATctttaaaatgtcaagacatttatcCTCCTCTTCCACATCTTAACCTCTTTAACTTACAAGTTATTATGTGCAGGAGAGTTGGAGCCGGACGTTGCTCTTGGCATTCCAGAGCATCGGGGTGGTGTACGGTGACATTGGGACATCACCCTTGTACGTCTACGCGAGCACATTTCCAAATGGAATCCAACATCACGATGATCTCCTTGGTGCCCTTTCCCTCATCATCTATACCATCATTCTCATCCCTCTTCTCAAGTATGTCTTCACCGTCCTCTGGGCCAACGATAATGGTGATGGTGAGTGTGCAtatattgttgattgaaaataatATAACTATCAAGTATTATCCTATTAAGTGGGATCAGTTATATAGTTATATGGATCCTTCTATGTTATTGGATTATATCCCCTatcatatcatcatttatattcaaatatattttatcttattttattattattaatcaagtttttttatctttctcttttttgtttgatTGACGTACATATTTATCATAGTTATTGATTgagaatgataagaaaaaatgagtTAATTTACTTATCCTTCTTCTACAAACCATGTCTTGGAGATTGTTGGTGCCCATTAACAAAATTGTTGCATCCAAGGACAGAGATCGAGCACTCTATATAATTTGAATCGATCcggattaaaattttaatattgattaatttttttattaattaatcatcATCAGTTAAAATTTTGGACTTTAATTTGCTGTGGATTTTCATTTTGATGATATTTCTAAGTTTTTGTTTTCTAGGAGGGACATTTGCACTTTATTCGTTGATATCTCGATATATTAAGGTGAGCATGATCCCAAATCAACAAGATGAGGATGCCAAGGTTTCAAACTACCGACTTGAATCGGTATCCAATCGACTGAAGAGGGCTGAATGGATTAAAGAAAAGCTAGAGAATAACAACATCGCCAAGATTGCTATCTTCGTAGTCACAATTCTAGGAACATCGATGGTCATTGGTGATGGTGTTCTAACTCCCTGCATCTCAGGTACCCATTTTATACTACCTTGTTATTGCTTCATCGAACACTTCCCAAATCGACTAGAGCAATTGACTTTACTTAATTACTTTGTTCCTCAGTTATATCTGCAGTTGATGGAATCAAGGAGAAAGCACCTTCTCTTGATGATAGTAAGTGCCATTAGTTAGACAAGTAAAACAAGAATTAACATAGAGATTTTCGATTCAAGCTAACACAACTTGAGAGTTCTTTTTCGTCTAGACTTTGATAACCAAATAACCCTTCTTTTGATCCTTCTTTTTACAGGTACAATCTCTTATATTTCAGCTGGGATACTTGTTCTTCTATTTGCCATACAAAGATCTGGCACAGACAAAGTTGGCTATTCTTTTGCACCTATAGTTCTTACATGGTTTCTACTAATCGGTGGCATCGGACTCTATAACTTATTCAAGTATGATGTCGGAGTTCTTCGTGCTTTCAATCCTAAATACATAGTCGACTACTTTCACAGAAATGGAAAACAAGGTTGGATATCTCTGGGAGGGATTGTTCTCTGCATCACAGGTGAtccataactttttttttttagtttgcaTAACCATCATGCTCATCATTGTCAATTCTTCATTAATATCTTCAGCCTCGTTTCGGAATAGGTACCGAAGCTATGTTTGCTGATTTAGGTCACTTCAATGTTAGAGCAATTCAGGTATACTTAATGCAACTTCGTGCCTCTCTACTTTCAACTTCTGATACGTCTTCATTGGTGCTAAACTATATATACAGATAGGCTTCAGTTGTGTTTTGCTCCCAGCAGTATCATTTGCTTACATTGGGCAAGCTTCGTATCTTACGAAACATGGTGATAATGTCGGCGACACTTTCTACAAATCAATTCCAGGTGACTGTGAATTGCAACTTAACAGAGTACATAATTCTTCTTTCTGCATAAACAAATCATAATGCAAAGATTGAACTTGTTTTAGGCCCGCTATTTTGGCCAACATTTATCGTTGCTATTTCTACGGCAATCATCGCAAGCCAAGCTATGATATCTGGTGCGTTTGCGATTGTATCGCAGTCTCAAAACCTTGGATGCTTCCCTAGAGTTAAAGTCTACCATACTTCTACCGAGTACGAGGGGCAAGTGTATATCCCTGAGATCAACTACATCTTGATGGTCTTGTGTGTTTTTGTCACTCTCCTCTTTCAGACTACTACAAAGATCGGAAATGCTTACGGTATGTATGAACGTTTATATCGATGATAAACGCtaccaaattaaaattaaatctctttgAACATTACATTTTGGTGTGCAGGAATTGCTGTGGTCTTTGTGATGACGATCACAACATGCTTGGTGACAATCGTAATGGTTGTCATATGGAAAACAAGGATGTTGTGGGTAGTCCTGTTCGTCCTAGTGTTTGGGGGTGCAGAGTTAGTGTATTTGTCTTCGGTTCTATACAAGTTCAGGGAAGGTGGATTTTTACCCTTGCTTTTCTCACTGGTCTTGATGATAATCATGGCAATATGGCACTATGTTCATGTCAAGAAATACCGATATGAACTTAACAACAAAGTCACAAGCAACTATGTAAAGGATATAATTCAGAAAGGCGAGGTGCAAAGAATACCCGGCCTCGGTCTCTTTTACTCCGAGCTAGTACAAGGCATACCACCCATATTTCCTCATTTCATCGAGAAAATACCATCCATCCACTCGGTTCTCATATTTGTCTCAATCAAGCACTTACCGATCAGTAGAGTGGAGTTGGAAGAACGCTTTATTTTCAGGCAGATCAAGCCGAAAAGCAGTAGGATTTTTCGGTGTGTGGCGCGGTATGGATACAATGATGCAATGGAGGAACCAAGGGAGTTTGAGAACTTGATCATCGCATATCTGAAGAAGTTCATGCAGTATGAATACTTGGGATTGGAAAATGCAGCTGAAATGCATGGTGATACTGTGCATGGCGATGAGAGTGCCATCGAGAGGGGGAAGCCTTCCACAGTGAACAGCGAAGAGACGCTCAGTGCTTCTAATGGACTAATACAGCCCGCTACCGATAGAAACTTGTCGGATAGCTTCAACATTGAAGAGGAAATGAAAGTCattgaggaagagaaaaggaagggGGTGGTGTATCTACTAGGAGAAACACAGGTTGTGGCCGAAGGCAAGTCCTCTCCCTTGAAGATAGCAGTTGTCAACTATTTGTATGATTTCCTAAGGAAAAACTTTAGGCAGGGGGAGAAATCACTTTCAGTTCCTAGGAATCAGGTGCTCAAGGTGGGAATGACATATGAAATATAAGTTACACATCTTCTTGGGAGTTTGATTAATAATATATACGATTTGTCGCTAAAACTTCAGATGATAAGATAATTAAGTTGCCTCATGGTGAGAATATGTGGAGGTGGCTTGCTAATTTCTTCAGCAGCAGATGATTTTGCAGAGCTGAATTATTTATTCTGAAAGGCTAGTTTGATGTTAGAGCTCCAATTTATTCACTGTCCTTATAGAAGAATTGGGTACAAACTTTTGTGTTTGTAATTATAATACAGTATTGAAACTTAAGAATTTGGCTTGCTATTTATTCATTGTCCTTATAACAGTTGACTGATAAATTttcgatttaattaatttataaattttaaaaacaaaaccgaatcaaataaaaaaattaaaattaaaatcgaaTTTCTGAATTAATGGGCTGATATTTATAAAACAATACCACATAGGTCATGTTCCTTATCAACACTACTATTTTGTGATTTCTCTAACACATTggtttttatctttaaataacAACATCACACAGGTTCTGATGTCCCGTGTGACTAGGGTGCGAGAGGTTAGTTTAGCCTGCAAGATTTGGTGGTGATTTTTAGGGTTTTGTGTTCGTCATGAAAGTCAAAGTATAGCAGCTAGCGATGATCGTGAATCGAGTTGGTTCaattattaggataaaaaattatccaaccctactagatcagataatacaaTATCAGGACCTACATCTGGTCCTATATCTGGCGGTtattatgtatcagatatccaacgggttgtcagttatttggatatctgatcctatatccaatgaaatataaaatataaatataaaacaataaaaaaataaaatattttaaaatgataatagacattattcattacatgttgtagcagctaatcacgttgtagcagctactggtgattagctgctacaacgtgtagtaacTTATCGgcagtaactactacaacgtgtagcaacttatcgacagtagttactacaagtaggggtgatcgcagatcgggttggttcggttattgggataaaaaactatccggtcctactagatcggataatgCAATATCAGGACCCTACATCCAGCCCTATATCCGACGGATTTTTTTTCGGTTCGGCTCGGTTAAggtcggtataagcgggttgATCGGTTTGGCGGGTTGAATGCTCACCCCTAATAGCAGCACATACAATTTACCATCTTGGATGAGCAATCGTTCAAAACCAAACCCACATAATTAACCAAGCCGAAATCGAtcaaattgatttatttttttatccgATCAGACATCGTCGTTCTCCGGGCTACCGCTGGGGACAATTTGTGCATCAGTGATAGCCTTCATGCCGCTCCAATCCTTACCGGCGGCCCAAGTGTCCAACATTCGACCGGTCGTAACATCCCAGTCTACGGGCAGAGCGACCTCAGAACCCTCTAACCAGAGCGGCCAGAGACAAATAACGATAATTATCCATTTGCCGACTGATGAGTGGCGTAGCCCGGACGATGTTGCATCCCACACTCCCTAGCACCAGATATGGATCCAAGGATCGCCTGCACAAATATAGGACGATGCTCGGGCTCGTGCGACGGTCATTTCTCCAAGAGAGTTCGCTAACAGTCATACCTAGATGTCCACTAGGGTATGTATGTTGCCTTTGTACTTACTTCTTATCCGCTCGAcccttataatttctctgttGCTACAGTACTGGGTTGAGAGTCTGACCATATGCCAAAGACTTACATTTTTGGAGCATTAAGTCCAACAGCTGCGTGCTCCAAACAGTCAGTTAGCGGCTTATGAGGCGCGCTTGGAGCAGCTGACTGCCGAAGCGGCTCAACTAAAGGCTGATTTGAAAATGAGCTCCGAGCTGCTGGAGGTAAAGAGGGGCAAAAGCGTCGAGCAAGGTTCACAACTGGTGAGGCTCAATAAGCAGGTCAGCTCCTTCGAGTCGAAG from Zingiber officinale cultivar Zhangliang chromosome 6B, Zo_v1.1, whole genome shotgun sequence carries:
- the LOC121990460 gene encoding potassium transporter 5-like, which encodes MAVDDHDGGSLDIGEKLRRDEGQMPSPIQRRLVRTDSLPFEAGKIPPKHTFTAHESWSRTLLLAFQSIGVVYGDIGTSPLYVYASTFPNGIQHHDDLLGALSLIIYTIILIPLLKYVFTVLWANDNGDGGTFALYSLISRYIKVSMIPNQQDEDAKVSNYRLESVSNRLKRAEWIKEKLENNNIAKIAIFVVTILGTSMVIGDGVLTPCISVISAVDGIKEKAPSLDDSTISYISAGILVLLFAIQRSGTDKVGYSFAPIVLTWFLLIGGIGLYNLFKYDVGVLRAFNPKYIVDYFHRNGKQGWISLGGIVLCITGTEAMFADLGHFNVRAIQIGFSCVLLPAVSFAYIGQASYLTKHGDNVGDTFYKSIPGPLFWPTFIVAISTAIIASQAMISGAFAIVSQSQNLGCFPRVKVYHTSTEYEGQVYIPEINYILMVLCVFVTLLFQTTTKIGNAYGIAVVFVMTITTCLVTIVMVVIWKTRMLWVVLFVLVFGGAELVYLSSVLYKFREGGFLPLLFSLVLMIIMAIWHYVHVKKYRYELNNKVTSNYVKDIIQKGEVQRIPGLGLFYSELVQGIPPIFPHFIEKIPSIHSVLIFVSIKHLPISRVELEERFIFRQIKPKSSRIFRCVARYGYNDAMEEPREFENLIIAYLKKFMQYEYLGLENAAEMHGDTVHGDESAIERGKPSTVNSEETLSASNGLIQPATDRNLSDSFNIEEEMKVIEEEKRKGVVYLLGETQVVAEGKSSPLKIAVVNYLYDFLRKNFRQGEKSLSVPRNQVLKVGMTYEI